One genomic window of Monodelphis domestica isolate mMonDom1 chromosome 1, mMonDom1.pri, whole genome shotgun sequence includes the following:
- the ZNF219 gene encoding zinc finger protein 219 → MEGSRPRSPGGPLALPAFDGELDLQRYSNGPGVSGGPAGMGAAGWPESRGSGRRFPCPVCGKRFRFNSILALHLRAHPGAQPFQCPHCGHRTAQRALLRLHLRTHQPERPRSPAARLLLELEERALLREARLGSAPGVPLQPTPSAELPAPAPVPAPAPAPAPTLPAFRCPFCKGKFRTAAERERHLHILHRPWKCNLCSFGSSQEEELLRHSLTAHGNPERSLAAASAAPQPMPLPLPPPQPESESAPELEPAPEPEPAPAPATAPEEPPAPPEFRCQVCGQSFTQSWFLKGHMRKHKASFDHACPVCGRCFKEPWFLKNHMKVHASKLGALRAPGPGSAPPRAPPPADLGLLAYEPLGPALLLAPAPPQGDRAEPPGLLGYLSLRAGKARPNGEGTETGGAGRGFGGFRPLPARERRPRLEEPDEEEEDVVVEAEEDSWTRSRALGTLASLHRRPGEGPGHTAPAAGGQPRPAASQEENGLLVGGTRPEGGRGASGKDCPFCGKSFRSAHHLKVHLRVHTGERPYKCPHCDYAGTQSGSLKYHLQRHHREQRSGAGPGPPPEPPPPPQRGSAPSQGAKPNPAPPTWAEGAMGSRLPSSATAPSRRKPVSPGRTLRNGRGGEAEPLDLSLRAGTGGEAGAGGSLHRCLFCPFATGAPELMALHLQVHHSRRARGRRPPQSAPSPPSSACVLSGELTPSPPQDGDGSPGLSRSGEAAGAGVGGQER, encoded by the exons ATGGAG GGCTCACGTCCTCGCTCCCCGGGCGGCCCCCTAGCCCTGCCAGCCTTCGACGGCGAGCTGGACCTGCAGCGTTACTCCAACGGGCCAGGCGTAAGCGGGGGGCCGGCGGGAATGGGAGCAGCCGGCTGGCCTGAGAGCCGAGGGAGCGGGCGGCGCTTCCCGTGTCCAGTATGCGGGAAGCGCTTTCGCTTCAATTCGATCCTGGCGCTGCATCTGCGGGCCCACCCGGGCGCCCAGCCCTTCCAATGCCCGCACTGCGGTCACCGCACGGCTCAGAGGGCCCTGCTGCGCTTGCACTTGCGCACGCACCAGCCGGAGCGCCCGCGCAGCCCCGCGGCGCGCTTGCTGTTGGAGCTGGAGGAGCGCGCCCTATTGCGGGAGGCCCGGCTGGGCAGTGCGCCCGGGGTGCCCCTGCAACCCACGCCCTCTGCAGAGCTCCCCGCCCCGGCTCCGGTTCCGGCTCCGGCCCCAGCCCCGGCCCCAACTCTACCTGCCTTCCGTTGCCCCTTCTGCAAAGGCAAGTTCCGCACGGCCGCGGAGCGTGAACGCCACCTGCACATCCTCCACCGGCCTTGGAAATGCAACCTGTGCAGCTTCGGGTCCAGCCAGGAGGAGGAGCTGCTGCGCCACAGCCTGACAGCTCATGGCAATCCCGAGCGCTCCCTAGCGGCCGCTTCGGCTGCTCCTCAGCCCATGCCCTTGCCCCTGCCCCCGCCGCAGCCAGAATCTGAGTCCGCCCCAGAGCTTGAACCCGCGCCCGAGCCGGAGCCTGCCCCAGCTCCAGCCACTGCTCCCGAGGAGCCTCCTGCGCCCCCGGAGTTCCGTTGCCAAGTCTGCGGCCAGAGTTTCACTCAGTCTTGGTTCCTCAAAGGCCACATGCGCAAGCATAAGGCCTCCTTCGACCACGCGTGCCCCGTCTGCGGCCGCTGCTTCAAGGAACCCTGGTTCCTCAAAAACCACATGAAGGTGCACGCTAGCAAGCTGGGGGCCCTGCGTGCGCCCGGGCCAGGCTCAGCCCCTCCCCGGGCCCCTCCCCCAGCTGACCTGGGCTTGCTGGCTTATGAGCCCCTGGGTCCTGCGTTACTGTTGGCCCCAGCACCACCACAGGGGGATCGGGCTGAGCCCCCTGGCCTGCTGGGATACCTGAGCTTGAGAGCTGGGAAAGCCAGGCCCAATGGGGAGGGCACTGAGACCGGGGGTGCTGGTCGGGGCTTCGGGGGGTTTCGGCCGCTCCCGGCCCGGGAACGCCGACCCCGTCTGGAGGAGccagatgaagaggaggaggatgtaGTGGTGGAAGCAGAGGAGGACAGCTGGACTCGGAGCAGAGCCCTTGGCACGTTGGCTTCACTTCATAGACGACCAGGGGAGGGCCCAGGTCATACTGCTCCTGCTGCAGGGGGCCAACCCCGACCTGCAGCCTCCCAGG AAGAGAACGGGCTGTTGGTAGGGGGAACACGGCCTGAAGGGGGCCGGGGAGCCTCGGGCAAGGACTGCCCCTTCTGTGGGAAATCCTTCCGTTCTGCACACCACCTCAAAGTGCATCTGCGGGTGCATACAG GTGAGCGCCCCTACAAGTGTCCCCACTGTGATTACGCGGGTACCCAGTCGGGCTCCCTCAAATACCATCTGCAGCGCCACCATCGAGAGCAAAGGAGCGGGGCGGGACCAGGGCCGCCCCCGGAACCTCCACCCCCTCCTCAGCGGGGTTCAGCTCCGTCCCAAGGGGCTAAACCCAATCCTGCGCCTCCAACCTGGGCGGAGGGCGCCATGGGCTCCCGCCTCCCTTCCAGCGCCACTGCCCCCTCCCGACGTAAGCCTGTCAGCCCGGGGAGGACCCTGCGCAATGGGCGAGGAGGCGAAGCCGAGCCTCTGGACCTGTCCCTGCGGGCGGGGACCGGAGGTGAGGCCGGGGCCGGGGGCTCCCTGCACCGCTGCCTCTTCTGTCCTTTTGCCACTGGAGCTCCTGAGCTCATGGCTTTGCATCTGCAAGTGCATCACAGCCGTAGGGCTCGGGGTCGCAGGCCACCCCAATCTGCCCCTTCCCCACCCTCCTCGGCTTGCGTCCTGTCAGGGGAGTTGACCCCCAGCCCCCCGCAGGATGGGGATGGGAGCCCGGGGCTGTCCCGATCGGGAGAGGCGGCAGGGGCTGGGGTGGGCGGTCAGGAGCGGTAG